The DNA window GGCCCACACCAAACCCGGCCTCGGTGCGCGGGAGCTCGCCGTCATGAAAATCGTCTGGCGGCTCGAGGAAGCGTCCGTGCGCGAGGTCTACGAGACGTTGCGCAAGCGGCGCCCCGTCGCCTACACCACCGTGATGACGATGATGAGCACGCTCGAGGCGAAGGGGTACCTGAAGAAGCGCGCGGACGGCCGGGCGTTCCGCTACCGGCCGGCGCGCCCGGAGGGGCG is part of the Luteitalea sp. genome and encodes:
- a CDS encoding BlaI/MecI/CopY family transcriptional regulator, with the protein product MAHTKPGLGARELAVMKIVWRLEEASVREVYETLRKRRPVAYTTVMTMMSTLEAKGYLKKRADGRAFRYRPARPEGRVITSLVREFVDRVFDGASRPLLAHLVMEGRLTKEEREELKRLIDEAE